The region CTTCAGTTTAAATCCGATATTCATTTCAGGACACCGTAAAAACTCCACCTGTACTTTCCCAGTCAATCGTGACGTAGCGTTCCTAACCTTCTGGATCCTACTTTGCTTTTAGGGCAGCAGCAGTCATGACGCAGACCGGCCCTGTTGTGACCTTACAGGTTGCAAAGTCTGGAGCGAGCTATCATGGTCTCGAGGCTCTGCTGAATGACAGCACTCCGGGTCAGAACCTAATAAAACATCaggacctgtttttttttttttttaaccctgtcTGCCTCGTACCACCCTAtagttaaaatctaattttcccATCAGGCGATGAAGACCACCCTAAAGAAGCTTCTATGCCGCCCTGCGTTGTGGACCTCTGCCCCTCAGGGAGGCTCCTCGGAGGCAGCAGGAGCAAGAAAGAGCAGATAATGCAGAGAAACAGGCAACTTTACCGCTCCAACCCCAACATGACCGGTGAGTgaacttgtgtttgtgtaacCTTTAGCTGCTGGGCACACGCAGTGTCTGAAATACATTTAATGCACGAGGGTGAGCGAATAAAACAGCTCCGGCACTATTTTCTGCTCGTTCCAGCAGACTTTGGCCTGCAGGGAGGAGAGGAATCGGCTGACCCTGACGTGAAAAGAAACATCGCTACGTCTATTTCCAGCATCAACCTTTGCACCGATGTAagatttttatacatttattaaatattctttCATCTGACATTTTACGACGATGACCCCACAGTCAGATAATAGAAAGAGAATCAGGAATTGatgaaagtttgatttgattaaactttgattttacaATGGGCTGCAAAAGTGTTCACCCCCTTGGTGtcctttctatttttttgctttagaaCCTGATATTTTATGAGTTATGAACCAAtgcacaaataaattaaagataaattaaaggtctagcattctttcaaggaatgcatatcacccagctaatttcatgtttgtgttttagactAACATTGTCTCATGTTAAGAAAGggaattgtagctgttttggtcaaaccttgaaaataacgttatatTGCTCCATCAGTTCtccctttaactctgaccagtttcccagtccctgctgataaaaaaaattatcccCACAGCatgctgctgccaccaccatgcttcactatAGGGATCTTGTTCTCAGCAAGATAGGAGATGTTGGGTAAAATTGTTTCTCTATATGCTCCAAGTCTCCtttgtgaaacatttgttgatgataacaaaaaaaagggtttgtAAGCGAAAGACACAAATCTATCAAACACCGAAAATGTCGATTAGCTGCTGCTTCGTAAATGTTAGAGATTTGATGTCACATGGGgagtaatctttttttttcttcttcttcttttaaataagaCATTTCAGAGAGAGTACTTGACACTTCCAAACCCTAAATCCAGGGACAGAGTTGAATCTGAACTGAGCCGACCACAGCAAACCTTCAAAGCGTCGTTGAGTCCTTCTCATGGCCAGAGTTCCTGTTACAGAACCTTAATGGTACGTTCTAATGTGATTCTGGAGCAATTGGGTTTATACTGATGCAGATTAATTTGATTGTATCCttctgttaaagaaagaaaaaaaaaacactttggtcacagaaataaaactgacaaaaatgtttaaaaatttattgaaaatcactcattgcttttgaatgttggtttaacagaattgttttaaaaacaaactaattaagCTGATCGTGACAAAAGGATTGTACTCCAAGAACagattgaaatattttgcccgcagagacatgttaaactaagttgtgtcctgtaatcagttaGTCTGTCTGTTTGAAGGctgacaggtagtcacagggctgtttggtatcatggtgtgtaacacactgaacatggagcacaggaagctgaggacagagttgtctcaggagcttagaaagacaattattgacatcatgttaaaggtaaagactataagaccatctccaagcagctggatgttcctgagactacagctgctcagattattcagaaggttaaggtccacaggactggagacaacctccctggacgtggacacaagaggacaactgatgaTAAACAGAAGAGACGGATAATATGATCgataaccaaagagcccagaacaacttcctaagagatcagaggtgaactccaaggtcaaagttcatcagAGTCAGATCAGaccatcagtctgtttgagacaaagtggacttaatggaagacgaccgaggaggacaccaaatcataaGAAGACAGACTGGACTAATAAATATGTATTGAGAAGcaacaaagcttctgggagaatgtcctttggacagatgagacaaaactggagctttttgacaacacgtcccatcagctctgtgttcacagaaccaaacctgaaacaaagaaaagaaccctgaacctacaggggaacatggaggaggctcggttctgttctgcttctgaCACAGGGGGTCctaaatctgttcagggtccaatgaaatctcaagacttaTCAAGGCCTTCTGGAGTAaactgtgctgctcagagtcagaaagcttggtctctgTCTCAGGTCATGgctcctccaacaggataatgacccaaaacacaactaaaaacaccaagaatggctcagaaccaaacattggaccgttctgaaagtggcctctgagccctgatctaaatcctgctgaacatctgtggaaggagctgaaacatgcagtcCTTCGTCAGTTTTGAGTCATTTCAGAgatttttgtgggtttttctttttttaacaaaaggatACAAACAAATTAATCCACATCCTTATATCTTTAAATTGTGTAGCATTAAATAATACAAGCTTGTGCAAATACAGCAAGATAAATTCAACTGACTCCTCTGTCTTTTCCTGTTTCAGCGTCAGGCTCTCTCACAAGAGAGTTTGTGCGTGGACAGTGGAGGACCCCTGCTGGACAAAAGGCAGAGCACACGGGAACAAAGGGACCAAATTTCATCCTCCCCGATTCGCTCAAGTGTTTCTACACACAACATCTGCTCCGATCACAGCTCTCCTTTGAAACAACAGCAGGGCAGCCATAAAAGCACTGCTGGTGCCTGGAGAACCCCCTTTTCACAGCAGTCCACGCCTTCAGCCCGGCCGATATGCATCGACATCCCTCTAACCAGAGCTGTGAGCGCACAGTCGAATCCTCTGCTCAGCACCTTCCAGCAGAGCTCTTTGGTAGCGGTGAAGAGGAGCCAAGCTCTGAAAACCAAGCAGAGCCCTCAAAGTCCCATTTACGCGAGTCCTATATCTGCAACCAAGAAGCAACCTCGGCCTCCGGTTCCGTGGCAGCAGCAAAGACCAAGCACCTGTGGAGGCCGAGCAGAAAAGCCCCAAGTGAGCGTCACTCCAGCAAAACACGTTTCCTTCCAAGAACCGCCCTCCAAGCCGAAGACCGCAGGTCCCGTAAAGCAGAGAGACCGCCGGGAGCTGCGTGACCCCTGGAGGAGGGAGGCCCAGGAGAAACTGCGGGAGCAGGGGAGGCTTCAGGCCGTGGAGCTCCTGCAGAAGGAGGTGCAGCTACTCCAGGCCAAAGCCGAGCGAACGGCGGCGGAGAACGAGCAACTCGGGAGGCTCAGCCTGGAGTGGCGGTTCCAGATGAGGCTGCAGGAAGTTCAGAAgaggggagaggaagaggaggaggacgaggactGGGACACGATGGTGACCCTGCAGCAGCTTGGAGACACAACGCCAAAAGCCGAGGTCGGCCAGGGAACCAAACTGACATGAACactaaattgtgtttttggttttaaaagttgtcaacctaaatcacatttaaagatgttttaaaaatattaaactttaattattattttccatgTTTAGAACAATGGATGCTGTGGTGGAAATAACTGggaacagaaagaagaaaagcagacagGGAGTCATTTCTCCCACAAGGAAGACAAAGGTACAAtaggaataaaatatatttttactgtcAGCTTCATTTATTGAAATTAAAGACAGAATTCAAGCTAGAGTTTCAGACTTTTGTCACCTTAAAATGAGAAGGTAGCTGTTTTCATCAAACCCTGTAAATGATGTCATGGAAGATCTCACAGGATGTGTTAGCACAAgcctcagagtgtgtgttatgaatgactctcagctactgccacaccaagtCTTAGCCCAAtatattttttggtttattttcgGACAGAAAAAGGAGCAAACGAACTGAAGCAGGACGACTACGTGACGCAGACAGAGTGAGtttacattttcacacaaacagcttcataattaaactgaaatcaagAAAGTATTTCTGCAGCTTCCCTGGCATGAATATTTAATGACAGAAATGTGCCAAAACAGACGTGCAAAAAGaggaaagtaattattttattttaaaagtgctaGAAAAGTGTCCCTGAGTAAACCACACACCATAAACGTATTTTAAAGACAACGCAGGTCGCTGTCTCTGTTAATGAGACGATACAAGTCTTTCGGTTGTATTTTCGCAGAAACCCGGAGGAGAGAATCAAGCGAGCGTCGGCTCCTGAAAAGCTTCCCTTCGGGGAGCGTCGGCGCCTCTTTACCCTTGCATCGAGTGCATAAAAGACAAGAATGACacgagtttaaaaaaaaagaagaagaaatacaaCAGTTTGGCTGTAAAATGACAAGACGCAGTACCATGTAGAAGGCAGAGTGCATGCTCAATCAGGCTAAATTCTTTCTACACAGGTGTCggtattttaaaactattctctTTTCCCCACATTTTTGTGATATATAATTAATGTATATTCAAgttttttccaacatttgtctttatgtattgttgacagttcaacaaagtgataaaaacctttctagccttagattatttggtgtaataataagttttttcttatctgtttATCATTAAAGTAATAGAGGATatgaaggttttgctgtagtttgGAAACCCAAACAAGCATCTAatctgttgttattgttgttgcgTCTGTCACGCTCAGGCTCGTAAGTTAGAGGTGGGTCTATGACATTAACTTTTTCCAAAAGGCTGTGTTTAGGTGATCTACATGAAAATGCAAGGCTGGTGTTTCAGGATTTTCTCTCGCTGAAACAGTGTTTCGAAAAATACAGTTCAGGGGCTCCTAAAAAGCTGTTTCTAAAACAATAAACGTATTCACAAAATGCTGCTCCGGTGTGGACATAGCCTTAGATATgttaacatttcaaaaaagtattttgattTACTATCTATCTGAACACAGCTTTTTATCTATATATCTttctaaaatgataaaaaataaggtACAATTTTTGGAGTAATTGAGGCACAACGTATTTAAGTTTAATTACTGTTTTCTAACAGCACGAGCAGAACTGATCCTTTTCAGCAGTTATAAAACTTATTTAGTGCGCTGATAAAACTGAATCACTGCCTTCTCTTGCTCGTGAGTTTCGATGGAACCGGGTCGTATTTGGCGGATCTCTTTAATGGCGTCGATGCCGGGaatcttcctcttcttcaccaggTAGCAGGCCAGCATGGTCCCCGTTCTTCCATGGCCATGCATGCAGTGAACCGCCACACCCTGACGACAAACGAGACaaggtttgtttaaactttgtaaCACAGCACACACCCAGGATTGTCTGTTAAGACGGGTGTTTGTGCTTGTTGCGCACAGAGCTGAAACGGGGTCGGGTTTTAGTCATCACCTGCCGCAAGAGGAGATAATGTTTCAGCTTGTGTCTGCGGGTGTGCTTTTATtggtctgtagtgttagcaaaatatctcacaaacaaactgaaccattttatttttttaaacactcagaaagtaatcactgggcatacatctacaactgattaatgtctGGAGTCAATTGgccacagccaatcagctcagatactgagctaaacagacggtgtggtagtagttaagAGTTACCCCAATGCATCCTCCGAGTGCTACCAGATCAGCAACATAATGTCAAATACAAGGTTTGAGCAACATGGCTATATCTTATTCATGACATGATTTTAGCTTAATGAATGCATTTCATTAAGGAATAATAGGTTAttaatttgtttgaatttttgacTGTTAATCccaaaaacaagttgtttttttgccatcttGCAGTCTGTTACaacaaacattcacactgtGAGACAGTGAAGGTGACTCAGAAAgacttaaataaaatcagacgcTCCTAACAACAGACTAAGCCCAAAACAAACTTCGACGCTGACAAAGTCAAAGTTACATAATCCGTGATGTCAGCGAGGCCGTACCTCTCCCTTGGCGTTGGCGTCCTCCACCACCGAGAGAAATCTGTCGATCTGAGTTGGTGAAGGAGGAGTGAAGTCTTCGATCTTAATGTGgtgaagctgcagctctggACACGAGTCGTGGTGAGGCGGTTTCCTCTCGCACAGGCAAACGAGGTGCTTGATTCCACTTTCTACCAGATACCGGTACTCACACGGCATCCTGGGCATGGCCAGTCCAGCCAGTTTACCCGGCTCCACCCAGGAGAAGTTgtgtggaggagaggaggccATGAGtctgaggagagagagagaggtttagatcagatttgtttttcctgcggcgcaaacacacatttaataaaaaccttGGTGGTATAGCAAAGTTACACTGCTGTATCTCCAGCAAATAAGACAGGtaataaacttgtttatttaGTCGTTGCCTAAATGACCGATGAGCTGAAAAGtttcaaaacagaagaaatgattCTGACAGTTCTGAACCAGAAGTCAGAAAACATACATCCCATTACAtctaattacatttaaaagtgttaaaattccttaaaggaatgcatatcacacgCCACCTATCATGACAaacttttaaaccaagatcatttTGTTGGTCACactttgaaaatgacattaGATGAgatctgtcagcactcagagaatgtgaTGTGagtctaccacaccaaattacagcttaatatttataaaaccgGATGAGTTATAGTGATTGTTGCATTTCATAgagtcagttggttgtggtggttatcttgaattgggttggctccaatcATAgcattctgagagttttattaaaatgtatctactggttcataaaaaacattatggTTCCACTCAGACATCTTTTACAGGGAAGgcctgaaaaaaacaatgtaaaacatCAGAGTGCATCCATAATAACAGCATGGCTTCaaagtagaagagtccaggagctacAATGGTCTGCCTGGTTTGATGTTTGATGGTTCAGGAAACATGAAAATTCAGTAAAGACTCAGGACTGTTGACCAGCTAGAATCCTCcgtcagaccagaatgggacaacattccctttaaaacctccagcagctgctctcctcaggtccaggatgtttacagactgatggtaaaagaagaggagaggcttcacagaggaaaacaTGGACCTAGAACAACCTTaaagagatgtgttgctgccatcaaattcaaaatcaactttttttattttccattttttgtagttaaaacatttgatatatttaccatgttccactgtgaataaaatatggtaTTATAACAGGAAAATATTATGTATTTAACACAACGTCCCACTGTTTTCTGAATTCGGGTTGTAGT is a window of Kryptolebias marmoratus isolate JLee-2015 linkage group LG10, ASM164957v2, whole genome shotgun sequence DNA encoding:
- the dusp23b gene encoding dual specificity protein phosphatase 23b, translated to MASSPPHNFSWVEPGKLAGLAMPRMPCEYRYLVESGIKHLVCLCERKPPHHDSCPELQLHHIKIEDFTPPSPTQIDRFLSVVEDANAKGEGVAVHCMHGHGRTGTMLACYLVKKRKIPGIDAIKEIRQIRPGSIETHEQEKAVIQFYQRTK